Within the Sarcophilus harrisii chromosome 2, mSarHar1.11, whole genome shotgun sequence genome, the region CTTCATACTGCTGGGCAGCCTGGCTCACCGCATCAAGTAGCTCCACTGAGAGGTAAATAAGATCACTGTGGCCTCCTAAAAGTAAGCATTCCTCCCCAGAATATTCAGTGCAAGTGAAGCACTGGAGAGGAAAAGCTCACTACCCCAACTCTCAAGTCTACAAACATGTGGGTAGATTCTGCCACTTATAGGGCTCCTCATTGtgaaacaaaagcagaaaaggatGGACACGAAATAAGGACAAAACTGCTGAGGTTACTTTCCCTCCCATCATAACCTTCCCCCAAGCTACTTCTGCAACTCTACTAAACCTATTTTCATGGCCTCATCCTTATAGTCCCTACCCTTTACCTCATCCTCTGGCTGTACCTTGCCTGGGTAGATCCTCAGGGGAAATGGGGTCCAAGGAACATCGAGGAGGGTCACCACTCATCCCTGCTCTCTCTGACAAGATCTGCAACATAAACACTCTGGGGTCGGGGGTGAGAGATCAGGCAAGGGGAACTCTTCGGACTCATGTTGTCCCCATCCCCCTGTAGTGCCCTCTTACCCTATCCCCTTCAGGGTCCCTCACCTGGGCACATAGCCCATGCAGGGCACTGGCAATGGCCTTGGCTGGGACATCACAGCGAAACACGTGGCATTTCAACATGCAGGTGTCCTTGTCACCCGCCACAAAGGCGAAGTCCCTGTGAGAGGgcagggatggggatggggagatgAGTGATGGGAGTGAAAAGGAAAGACactgggaggagggaaaagatagaagaaaatatatctagaaaaagaggagagaagtctTCGGAGTGAAAGGGAatggaaggaagtgaggaaggaaatgagatagGGCACTTGGCCCTGCCACTCACCTGTCTCTGATCCAGAAGCATGTGAAGAACACAGGGGACAGTCAGACTAGCCCTTTCCTGCTTCATCCCCATCATTCCCAATCTTTCCAGAGGTGGAAGCTCAGTTTACCCTCCCCACCAGGCCCATGCCAAAACAAAGTGAAGCATCAGCCTTCAGCAGGGCCAAATCTGGGAGATGTCTGGGACCAAGGTCCAGCATGGCAAGGTCATGGGTCTGGGGTCTGGAAGGAGTCTAGAATCAAGGTCCGACTTGGCAAGATCAAAGAGTTCATGGGGGGATCAATGTCAGAGAAGTCactcctgggggagggggatagtGAATCTTCAGGAAAACCAGTTGTCCAGGAATTTCTCACCGGCCATTGGTACTGCCCACACCCCAGACTCGGATATGCACAAGGGGCTGACAATGGATTAGGCTGTGGTCCAGGGGATTCACCAGACTCATCGTGTCTTTCTTCAGAATCATCAACATGTTCTGACCCTACAGAGTACAGGGGACAGACAAAAAAGGAGTTCCCTTGAACTCAATGAATGAGTTATGGAGGGTTTGGACTCCAAGGGGATACTGAGAATAGcttcttggaaaataaaaaagggagttGAATCTAAAGGGCTAAATCCAGAGgcttggaaaagggaaaagaaaaaaaattagagaaagttCCATGTGCCCCTAGGGTCACAATACTCAAAACCAAAAGGGATTTAGAAGAGATTTAGTCTAAACATGTACTAAGAGTGAGGTAGTAACATGTCCAAGATAATACACACAGAGTAATAGGGACCTGAATCTtttcaaatgatttaaaaaacttGAGTGCTTTGCTGCCTCTAAGCTTGAATGTTTCTAGCAAGTGACCTTATCCAGCCTCTGAATCCTTCTACCCCAAATCACAGAAGAGAATTGAcagaaggaaacaaatttaaGAAGCCAAGAGACAGGCTCACCTCACCCCAGGCCCTAGCAGGGGGGCGACTTTGACCTCGGCTCTGTGCCAGCTGTTGAATGCAGTTGTTGACAGCAATGCTGCTTTTTCCAGGTGCCAGGTCCTCCTCGGGCACCTCCACCCAGCCCAGAGAGCGTACTGCAAAGCACTGATAGATAGTAGGGCCAGGTGGGAGAGAGTTAATTGGAGAAGAGGGAATTTAGGAGTTGCAGGAATGAGGAGCAGAAAAGCCAAGATCCTCCTCTACAGATGGCTCCCTGTACCATGTACATGGGGTTTAATGAGGTAAGGTTGTATATACCATTATCATGTatgtgagaaaactaaggttcagaaaagttaaatgtctCATCCACTGGCATACAGCAGGTGTCAGCATCATCCTACCAGGTAAATTCATCATCCCCTATGAAAGGAGACCAAAGCATAGCTCAGGATGCCTTTTCAGCTTTGGAAATACAGATCATTATCCTCTTGGTATGTAAAAGCAAGCTCTCCCATGATCCTTCCCTGCCACCCTATGCCTAAAGATCTCTCTGCTCCAGTCTCCAATTCTAAGAGCTCACTAAGGCCTGCTTCCACATTCCCAGGGCATCCCTGATGCTGAAAAAGAGATACTGGTACCCACCACCCTCTACCTTGGAGCCTGGTTCCATGCTTCGGATGTAGGCCTCTTCCCCACACCAAGGCAGAGAAGTCCTGAAATAGAGTAGGGCAAGTGAGAGGAGGCTCTCCATAGGGAAGGACACCAATTCACTTAAAACCCAAAGAGCCCAGAAGAGGAGGCATAATTATAATATGGTAACTCCTGAGCAAGATGACTGACTGGCCATCTAGCCACAAGTCGGATTCCCCAACTGCCCTCTTCTCCCTCCACATCCTTATCCTGATTACCTTCGGTCCAGTGAATTTTCCAAACTAGAGAAGGATCTCCCTTTGGGGGGTCGTAATCCCCATGCCCCTCCTGTGCCCTATGGAGAGGAAGGTCAACTTAAAATCAAATGCGTAGACCAGGGACTCTAGCAGAAGAGTTACTAAGCTCTCCAGCCCCCACCAGACATTATCAGTCCCTTCCCAACCCCTTCATACCGAGTCAGGTGGCACAGAATCCCCAGGTTCCCAGACTGGGCGCTGCCATTGAGTACTGCCACTAGGTACATGCCAGTAGTAGGTGCCAGCAGCATCACGGATTTTCCGCCAACCAGGGGGCAACCCGGGCTCTCCCTCTAGGCTCTGGTCACTCCATAAGTCATCTGTAAGAGCACCATGGTGAAGAGGGTAGCTTCTAGGGTACTCAGACATAATGCAGCCTCAGCCCCTGAGGTCAAAGTCCACTCAGAAAGGGCCTTAGGAATCATCTcctccaactctctcattttgtaaataaggaaaatgagtcccAAGGAGCTAATGAGCAAGCAAAAtagggaatctttttttcttttctttttttttttaatagggaatctttttctttttttaataaggaatcattttccttttttttttttaatagggaatctttttcttttttttttaatagggaatcttttttttttttttaatagggaatctttttctttttttttaatagggaatctttttcttttttttttaatagggaatctttttctttttttttttaatagggaatcttttctttttttttttaatagggaatctttttttttttttaatagggaatctttttctttttttttttttaatagggaatcttttttttttaaatagggaatctttttctttttttttttaatagggaatcTTTTTCAAAGGTTCTTGATTTAGGGTTTGaataatttgttaattttgtGATTTATTACTTAAACAAGCGGCTTCCTTTGCAATCCTAcggtttttttaattgttattttatgtatatatttaaagaagaagACCCTTCTAAGACAACATATAGGCTTCACCAGACCGCCAGGCTAGTCCGCGACACAAACAAGGCTAAGAATCCCTGAGCGACCCCCGCCAGTCCTCTTCCCGTCCGGCGCGGACGCTCGCAAGCCCCTCTGCCCGGCTGTGCGCGTCTGCAATGGGAAGCGGTGCCCCACATTGGGTACGGGGTTAGCAGCAGCCTTCCAAGTACGGACCAGCCCTACCCCGAGCTCCGCGGCGGCGTCTGGAACGCGTGCCTCTGGTCCGCTTCAGGGGCTCCCCGAACGGTTGAGGGATAGGACGCCCCACCACTTTAGGGCCCCGGGCGCTGCTCGGAGCCGCTTCCGAGCACACCTCTGCCGCCCTCCCTTCCTCGCCATCCCTGGCTCCCTAGTCCCCCGGGATCTCTCGGGCGGCCCGCCCCGCCCGGACCCCCACGCACCGTCGCAGTTGACCAAGATGATAGCTAACATGTAGTCCTTGCCCAGCatggccccggccccggccccggcccgtCCTCCCGGCGGCCCGACCTCGGGGATGCGCCTCCTGCAAGCCCGGCCCCTCTGCGCCACTGAGCGGGGCTCGAGCCGCACAAACACGGGGCGGAGTCGGGGCCGGGGCCGGGTCGCGGTGAGCTCAGGCTAGCGGGAGCGCGACGTCCGCAACCGCGCACGTGCGCAGGCGCGAGGGAGCggaagggggggggggtcccCGCGGGCAGGTGCGTGCACATGTGCGTGCGTGTGCACGCGGGCCCCGCCTTCGGTCCGCGGCAGCGCTTCGTCCAAATCAGACCGGCTCTCCGTCGTGGAGCGCGCGCGCGCCTGTGCGTGGCCTTAGGGCCCTGGCGTGTACATGCGGCCCTCGCGGGCCCAGCCTAAGCCTCAGCCGCCCCACCCCGGGCGCTGGCGCGCCGCGCAAAGATGCCGAATCTGGGCGTTCGCCGCGAGACCGACCCCCTCGCGGCCCGCCTCGCCGGCGCCCCCGGAACTCGCGAAGTGCGGGGGCGTGGCCGCGGCTGCGCACTGAGCGCCCCGAGGGAAAATGGCGGATGACAAGGTGAGTGTGCGTGCGAGCGTGGGGCCGTAGGGAGCAAGGGTGTCTCTCCCCCTGCGCTCACGCTGTTCGGGTGTCGCACCCACTGTCTCAGCTTTGCAAGCTCCCGCCCCGCGGAGGAGCCGTCACCCGGGAGTTCCGGACACTCGGAATCCGATTGTAGCCCCTGACATTTAAACTCGCTCTGTGGCCCGAGCGAGTCACTTCCCCTTCCTGGGCCTCGGTCTCCCCGTTTGTAAAGTCCCGGGTCGGACTCCCGCACCTCCAAGCACCTGCGTCCCCAGCCATTCTCCCGCAGCAGAACTCAAATGGGAAGGAAACGCTTTCCGATCGTACCCCTCCCACTCCCATTCATTGTTCAGAGGGCAAAGacgtggggagggaggagaaagggaccGCGGCAGGGAAAGTCTCCTGCACGACCGTCATTGTGGCCGTCGTTCCCCTTCTGGTGCAATTATGAGAAGGTTCTTAGACTCCCCAGGGAGCCCGTTCAGCTTCCCTCATGTCCTCTGTGTCAAGCTCAGTTTGAAGCACACCCGGGTATGATGATAGTTCTCTTTTTATTGTGTGGGAGGATTCAGTCTTCTTATCCGTTTCTTCTTGTTCTCTGTGCAACTTGTCTCCCTAGAGTGTTCCTTGATTTGTCTGATTTGTTTTTGTGCACCGCATTCCTTGAGTAATTAATTACCGATGGAATCAAACAGATGTCTTCATGTAAAATAAAGCTGATTTTCACCATtcagtaaaaaaatgaaaaaataaataaagtgtatCTGGGAAGCGTTTAGCCTGAAGGGAACAGATTGCCCAGACTGAGGCGGTTTGATTCAAAGCCCTTAGATCCTACTAGTCCGGAAAGTTCAAAGTTCTCCATACTCCTAAGTATCTGTTACTCTCCTGAGGAACGGCACTCCTTGCCAATATTGTCTTTCAACTCTGGGCACAATTCTTTAAATTTCAGGTTTAGAGCTGAAGGATTTGGACAAGAAAGAATTCTGTTTTACCTAAATAACCAAATTCAGTTATCTATCTACAGAAAGGCTCGAATCTGACTAATTTGTATGGAAAATACATTCTCATCTATTAATTCACAAGGAAATCCCTTGGGAGCTAAAGGTTTGAGGCTCCTGCTTTGGGGACATTCTTGGTGATATTTTGGAGTTGCCAGTGCTAGGCCAAGGTAAGGATGGTGAGAGAAGGTTCCAGAAAGTAGACCttagaaagcaaaagaaatattcTGAGACAATCATGATTTACCACTTCTTTAGTTCTCCTTGTTTGTTCTTGAACTTTGGTAGACGTTGAAGAAGGGCGAGGGGGAACAGAGTACAGAGGACTTAGTCAGACTATCCTGTAAATAGCTGCTCTCTTGCCCTAGGACTCCATGCCAAAGGTGAAAGACCTGGCATTCCTAAAGAATCAGCTGGAACATCTGCAGCGGCGACTAGAGGAGGAGGTCAAGACAGGTGTGGAACAGGTAATCGATAAGCTTGGCACGAAGGCATAAAGATACTCACATATTTCCTACCTGATACCACTTAGTAGTTGGTAACCCTGATGTTTGGTACTTCTCTAGATCatattctccctccttctcaTGTCTGCCTGCAGTTTTATAATGGAGTATAGGCAAGAACCCTGTGAGCTACAGAAAAGGAATTGTGGCATGGAAGACTAAATTACTAAAAAACAAAGGCTTAAAATGGTAAACCACCAGGAGATTGACTAGTATTCTTCTGAGGTTTTCTGACCAAACAAACTTGAGAAAATATCTCTATGTATTTCCTAAGTTCTTGGCAGGAAAGGGAGGCAGAGAGTTTTTAGCCTCATTGTTAAGGCATGTATTACATTTTGATTTTCCATGCTCCCTGTCTCTGATTTTCTTGCAGGAAGGCTCGTTCCTGTCATCTCCTTTTCTCAAGGGTTTCCTGGCTGGCTATGTAGTTGCCAAGTTAAGAGCATCTGCAGTAATGGGCTTCGCAGTTGGTTTATGCACCGGCATCTATGCAGCACAGTCTTATGCTGTCCCCAACGTCGAGAAGACCTTGCAGGATTATCTCCGATCCCTTCGGAAGGGACCTGACTAGTGTACCTTCAGCACTCCTCCCTCCAGGTCATCTTTAGGAGGTCTCTCTTGAGGAAGACTTGGAATCTGGGTCAGCATGGATAGGCAGCACACCTGACTATATAGTTATCAAGGATAGAGTCAGGCTGTCTTGCCCTATATCCAGCTTCCCCAGGATTTTAATTGCCTCAGCTGCTCCAGACCACAGATGTTTTCTCCTTGTCCTATACCTgtatccttccttcttcccaccagCATCTGTGCTTCTAAACTGTGCGTATGTTCAAACCTTCTTCTTCCGCTACTGATTATCCTATGGCATACTTTGTTCCTTATCAATTTGATAACGTAGGAGCTGGCTCCATCACTCAATTTTACCAGATGGACTGTAGACTTCCCCCCCACTCTTATTCTTGCCATTACTTACCTACCTAAAGGCCTAGGTTGGTAGAGTGGGGATGAATGTGGAAGAAGGGGGCATACCGGGCATAGGGCGCCCAAGCCAGGCCCGATGGGTGCTTATGCTCCTCCTGTCCACGACCATGTATGGTGCCCACGCCCCACTGTTGGCCTTGTGTCGAATAGATGGCCGTGTCCCTTTCCGCCCCTCTTCAGCTGTGCTTTGGACGGAACTGACCAAATTACTGCTATCAGCATTCTCCTTGATGGCCCGGCGGCAGCCCAGACTGTGGGACACTCTCCCGTGGCGCCAGGCTGCCCCTTTTGCACTCTCTGCACTGCTCTACGGTGCCAACAATAACCTCGTCATTCATCTGCAGCGGTACATGGATCCCAGCACCTACCAAGTGATGAGCAACCTCAAGATTGGCAGCACAGCTCTCCTTTACTGCCTCTGCCTGAACCGCCGTCTCTCTGCCAGACAGGGGCTGGCCCTGCTGCTGCTGACTGGTGCCGGAGCCTGTTATGCCGCCGCAGGCCTCCAGGATCCGCAAGGCCTCCTCCCACCCCCGCCAGCTGCGGCCATGCCCCTCCATGTGACCCCcctggggctgctgctgctgctcctctaCTGCCTCATCTCGGGACTCTCCTCAGTCTACACTGAGCTGCTCATGAAGAGGCAGCGCCTGCCCCTGGCCTTGCAGAACCTGTTCCTGTATTCCTTTGGGGTACTTATGAACTTGGGGCTCTATGTGGGAGGTGGGCCAGGCCCCGGGCTCCTAGAAGGCTTCTCAGCCTGGGCAGCATTGGTGGTTCTGAGCCAGGCCCTCAATGGACTGCTCATGTCAGCCATCATGAAGCATGGGAGCAGCATCACCCGGCTCTTTGTCGTCTCCTCTTCCCTGATTGTCAATGCTGTGCTCTCAGCTACCCTGCTTCACCTCCAGCTCACGGCTGCCTTCTTCCTGGCCCTCCTGCTTATTGGACTGGCTGTACATCTCTATTATGGAGGCCGGTAGAGCCAGAGGGCCTGCCCTCTGCAGCTACTTGGCCCTCCAGTGCTATTAATGCAGGCTCAGTATTACTGTGGTCAACATTGTCCTTTCCAGTAACAGGGACTCACCTCTTGGAGAAGgtgcttctcttcttccttgttgGAGTTGGAAGGCCCATCAGAATGGGGGCCgcagggggagagaggaggtgtTAGCTTTAGGAGCGATTCTAGTCTTATCTTATCCTCTTTCTACCTATCTGCTGACTCTTAAATGACTGCACGTCTTCCTTCTCTAGTGGCTTTAGCCTGCTATTTCCTCCTGCTAGTCCCAGCCAGAAACCCTGATAGAAGTGCCTTTGAGAGGAGAGGGCTG harbors:
- the APBB3 gene encoding amyloid-beta A4 precursor protein-binding family B member 3 isoform X2 encodes the protein MLGKDYMLAIILVNCDDDLWSDQSLEGEPGLPPGWRKIRDAAGTYYWHVPSGSTQWQRPVWEPGDSVPPDSGTGGAWGLRPPKGRSFSSLENSLDRRTSLPWCGEEAYIRSMEPGSKGQNMLMILKKDTMSLVNPLDHSLIHCQPLVHIRVWGVGSTNGRDRDFAFVAGDKDTCMLKCHVFRCDVPAKAIASALHGLCAQILSERAGMSGDPPRCSLDPISPEDLPRQVELLDAVSQAAQQYEALYVGTLPVSKAMGMDVLNEAIGALTSQGDHDSWAPTILSVSDSLMTALPIQGQAELGAEEEPLWQCPVRHVTFIGVGHDPHTFGLIADLGHQRFQCAAFWCQPHAGALSEAVQAACMVQYQKCLVASAARGKARGTQARARLRLKRTSSMDSAGGPLPLPLPLLKGGVGGAGAAPRKRGVFSFFDSFRLKPSLLHMP
- the APBB3 gene encoding amyloid-beta A4 precursor protein-binding family B member 3 isoform X1, producing the protein MLGKDYMLAIILVNCDDDLWSDQSLEGEPGLPPGWRKIRDAAGTYYWHVPSGSTQWQRPVWEPGDSVPPDSGTGGAWGLRPPKGRSFSSLENSLDRRTSLPWCGEEAYIRSMEPGSKCFAVRSLGWVEVPEEDLAPGKSSIAVNNCIQQLAQSRGQSRPPARAWGEGQNMLMILKKDTMSLVNPLDHSLIHCQPLVHIRVWGVGSTNGRDRDFAFVAGDKDTCMLKCHVFRCDVPAKAIASALHGLCAQILSERAGMSGDPPRCSLDPISPEDLPRQVELLDAVSQAAQQYEALYVGTLPVSKAMGMDVLNEAIGALTSQGDHDSWAPTILSVSDSLMTALPIQGQAELGAEEEPLWQCPVRHVTFIGVGHDPHTFGLIADLGHQRFQCAAFWCQPHAGALSEAVQAACMVQYQKCLVASAARGKARGTQARARLRLKRTSSMDSAGGPLPLPLPLLKGGVGGAGAAPRKRGVFSFFDSFRLKPSLLHMP
- the LOC111721155 gene encoding SLC35A4 upstream open reading frame protein codes for the protein MADDKDSMPKVKDLAFLKNQLEHLQRRLEEEVKTGVEQEGSFLSSPFLKGFLAGYVVAKLRASAVMGFAVGLCTGIYAAQSYAVPNVEKTLQDYLRSLRKGPD
- the SLC35A4 gene encoding probable UDP-sugar transporter protein SLC35A4, which encodes MNVEEGGIPGIGRPSQARWVLMLLLSTTMYGAHAPLLALCRIDGRVPFRPSSAVLWTELTKLLLSAFSLMARRQPRLWDTLPWRQAAPFALSALLYGANNNLVIHLQRYMDPSTYQVMSNLKIGSTALLYCLCLNRRLSARQGLALLLLTGAGACYAAAGLQDPQGLLPPPPAAAMPLHVTPLGLLLLLLYCLISGLSSVYTELLMKRQRLPLALQNLFLYSFGVLMNLGLYVGGGPGPGLLEGFSAWAALVVLSQALNGLLMSAIMKHGSSITRLFVVSSSLIVNAVLSATLLHLQLTAAFFLALLLIGLAVHLYYGGR